The DNA region AATGCAGACTAAATTTCAACAAAACAATATTAAGGCAACAAATGAAATATAACAATAGAATTCATCACCTGAAAGTTCTGTGGAGTTGAGGTATAGTCTGGCATTCCTATTGTCATTAAGCCAGAGTACACTAGGTTTGGGCAGCTCAATTTCACATGTTTTGCAAGCTCAACACAGTTGGAAGGATCAATACCAGATTTGGCTGCAACAATATAAGAATCCATAAACAAAGTTCATTTATGTAAAATATGTATGAAATAAGAGCATTATAATATACTCTGACAAATAATGCATGTCAACAAAGTACTTGAAATCCCAAGACATAATAGAAGAATATGATACACTATGTTAACAAACAATAGCGGAATAGCTGCAATCAGTGACTAATTAAGTAACATTACTGTGTCATTatctaaaatgaataaatagaaGTTTGAATGCAGTACAATAACCCTGGGATAAGGGGAAAATATATATTCTGATTGATGGAATTTCATGCAAAgcattaaagaattaaatacgAATAACAATTCCCTGATGTCAAATTAAGAAGTCTCAGTACATGAAGACAAGTCAGTAACACAAATTTACAAGTTACAATGTACACAAGAAGGATTTCCAATGCCTCAAGCAAGAATTTGCCTCACACCCAAAGGGAGTGAGGAAACCTCATAAGATCCAAAAAGTATAACAAGGTGTTAGAGTAACTCATTATCATTTTAAGCTTAACTTACATTCTTCTCCACTCGTATTTACTTGCACCAAAACCTTCAGAGGATTTCTTCCAAGGGTTGATACCATACGGTCAAGATGATTTGCTACCTGCAGTTCCAGAGGTacaagaacactttaaggttTGTCAAATAGCTAATGGTATTCGTTAGAAAATTAGCTgtaacaaaattacaatttgaaattttaacaaGTTATTCACAAGTAACATTGATTCTACATGTCTACCTTCTGATTGTCCACACTCTGGACCATGGCCAGATTTGGAACTCCACCTGCATAAAGTATGCAAGGTTAAGATTCACCTAATACAAGGCTACTGAAGAAAGGAACAACTAAACAAGCTCAAACAAACATAATACAAGTATAGCAATATTTTCAACAAGTACAGAGCCAACTGAAATGATGTCCAAAACTTTGCACCCAGctcaaataacaaaattgaacTGGTAACAGCACTCAATATGTGAAATTTAGTCCCTATTTCATCTCTACCATTTGTTGCTGTTACAACACCATGAGATTGGTATGGTGTGCTTATATgaattataaggattaaaataaaaataatcctcACGTAATGGGACCAAAAGTAGTATTTGTTCACTcattttcaaaaccaaaattagtatttatgagaatcaaattaaaatcaattgtaTGGACCAAATTGAAAATCAGGGTAACATGAAGGAACCAAAGTATTTTTGAAGTATGTTAACAAGTTATAactttggatttttgaaaataatcccAGTGgtgaaacataataaataatctttaaaaaaaatgagagatgtATTAATATACTcccaattattttttgaataaataatatatatgctgATAGTGTAAAGGTAGTTGTTACATTGTCATCCAATCTCAAACTGCATGCATAATAAGTTGTTAACTTTTATAACAGCTACCTTAAAACTCATATTAAAGATGATTTTTGATCGGTTGACAATGTTTTCCTATTAAactcttgattttctttttaaaagtattttagcAGTGTTACAACTGAGATTCATTAAAGAGTAATAGTCTATGCTTGAGATTgatagtgtaaattttttacacTGACAGagcatataaattaaactctttatTAAAATACTCCCAAAGGAAGTAGTTTGCTAACATAGTCCTTCTAAAAAAACAAGGTAGTCCCCTATATTATATATGCAAAACAAGAAGCTCTGATATGATgccaatatcaaattcaaaaagCAATCAAAGGCCACATTTTCAATTCAAATCCTAGTGAAAGCATAGAAGGGCATTCATTACACatcaattaaacaaaaaaaaaataattgagaaacaaaattctttaaaaaaaaaatatacccaAAAGTGTTTTGACTTTGTTGCTTTGCAAATGCCCAATGAAATGCCACTCAACGTCTTGAGGAAGCTGCAGGCATGCCCCAAAACCAAATTACTAAAAATTTCTAACAATAAAGGACGAAAATAACgaagcatttttatttttaattataaaatctcaattcaaaaaaatttatataaaaaatacgaGTAAAGGTAATTTTTGCAGCACCTGAGGAGCTTTTTCGATGATTTCTTGGACGTAGTTTTCGCCGAAGTATCGGTGGCCGGCGTCGTAGAGTTGTTGAATCAGAGTGACGGGTTTCGTCTTGGAAACCGCCACGACCCGGACCCGCTCGGGTTTGGACCCGGATCTCTCCGCCGCCTGATGCACCCGGAGCATCACCGACCGGAACGCCGTCATGGCGGCGCCCTCCGCCACCAGCGGAGAAGTCATTGGGTTCGGGAATCAGAGGGTGGTTTGGATTATGGGACGGAGCGAAAAACAAGTGGCGCGCGCGTTGTCGAGTGAGGTGTCTCGTCTCTATGTTGAGGTGGTTGGACACTGAACACAAAACAAAggagccaaaaaaaaaagataaaaagaatattgaatattgaatattaatggttagaaaaaaaatacattgtacAGGatggatatttatttttatataattgaaatcataataaataaatattattaaatatataaattatattataattaaaattcatcataaatgaatatatttaaatctcattatctaaattatgtattttagtttataatataACTTAAATAAGATATTATTTAGTGATATGTAcacaaatttctttttctttataataatcTACACGAATTTCTCTTGATATGAGAGAacgtgtaaaaaaaatgttagagaaTAGGCTGATAATGCTTTTTAAAACAAAGTGTAATAATATCAATATGTATCTTGCATGACTATTAAGTTTACAATTTATATGTGATTTTAGTTGTTCAAATTTCAATTGGACTCCTTTATAGGTATTGTAATTATGTGATGTTTGTCCCccaaaaatagttataattacACAATTATGAAATTTGAGAAATTAACATTATACAATTTTGATATCTAAATACTTAGTTGGCACAAGTGAAAATCATAGGactaaaattatacatttattatatttgagaAATACAATCAATATAATTAGAATCTGAATTATTAAAATAGCACAATTATGGGATTAAAAGTACAATATTaagcaataaataaattacatatcttataatttcttttatgtgATTTCATGTTTTAAATTGTTTAAGCTAGGACTTattctgccgtaaaaaaaaagctaggaaatattcttttgaaaaaaaaaaggattgatTTGTTTTCaatgttattaaaaatatattttttgacaaGTCACTAGAGAATCATTCATTCACGTATCTTGTATTCTATTAATATGCAACCAATTTTTCACAATCTTCATAGTATAAATGACTgatatttttaggttaattatttCCAAAATCTTTGTTAACCTTAAAATAATGGTTAACCACGTCTCCCAATTTCAACCAATTAGTTAGCTTCTCTACAACtgttttctttataattaattaccaTCTATTATCGATTCATTTTGTTTCAAATTGGAGTTAAGGCACAATCAATATACTGGGTTATGTCAATCCAAGTCGTCGAATTAGTCCAAATCGTAAGTATTAATCGAAGTCAACACCCAATTAAGACTTGAAACACATCTATGGATAGTGAATCGTACATTAAGCCAAAGTAAAGCAACTTTGTTGCTACACACCAAAATAGGTTAATATTGTCTTTGAGAGGTCTTAGCTAGGCCTTGTGTAAGAGAATGATCAATCCACTATAATAGTTTTCGCTATTACAGTGACTTTATTATAGTGGACTACGTGTTTGTCTGTAATGTAGGCAAAATATAATGAGTTTAACCGTCcataaattacatatatgaCTTTTTTATGGATAATAACAGTGAAATGTAGTGGGTCTATCCGTCAATGTTACAATGGACTTTTTCACCATTATTGTGTCAATTACgaaatattaactatttttttttaggtgTCAAAGTTGTTAGCGACGGTTTTTTCGACTGAGTGCGATGGAAACTATATAAGAGACTTAACCCGTTGTGATGAAAATAAAGGCTCCTATGAGTAACCCACTGTAGTTCATATCCACTCATTCTCCGAATACAACTAGCACTACTCTCGTACAATATATCACTATAAGATATATAagtattaagtgttggagtgtCTTTTTACATGTGCAAATTCCTTTACTAAGATCTCTCAACCTTGCCGAAAAGCAACATCACTATTAGGAAATTTTAGATTTCTATCAACCCAAAGCTCAATTAAAGTTAGTGCTAGTGGTCCCATTTTGACCACATCATATATAAATCAAGTTGATCATGCAGTAGTATGGTTTGTGAGTTAAGGGACTGTAATGTCTCAAACCTAGGACCATTCAATGAAATTGCAATAAGCAAACTATTAGAACATGCTGTAGAGAGACCCATGAAGTACGTACGGTTTGATTTATTAGTTtgtcaggaaaaaaaatattttaacaatttctcgtataattgaaaaaaattaatttatcagcGCCCAATTCTTATTCTTTTTACTCCTATTGGCAGAAATAATGTCGTTTTGAGCCTCATTTATTTATCAGTTATCACACATTTCAAcatcttttttataattataaaagacGTTTGCCACCAACAAGAATCATAGATCAATATATCGATCTATTATAAAACAATTGTCCTCCAAGAGAGTGAAAGATCAACTATACCCTTCTCATATTCTTGTCCACGGAGACACAGGAATGCAAGTGAACATGCCCATTTGCACGAAAATCCATTGGACGGAGCTTCTATTGGCTACATTCATGTGAATACAAGCGAATTTCGAGGAAACCCTATGGCATGCATTTGCTTCTGATCTATAAGTTGGGTATCTTCGTTTTTCAGAAACAGTTTAAGTACTAGTTAATTAAAGGTAGCTTTTGCTGGACAATATGTTATCTTTAATGATAAGTTTTCAGATTCATGGCACTTTATTTATCCTACACTCCACATTGAAAAATGACTCTTTTCTGAATTGTAGTCTTCGTATTTTTACCAAATTTATCCACAACTCTTGGAGcatcctcaattcaacaaatttcataataaatcaGGAATTTACTCTAATAATAATATcttagaataatatatatatatatatatatatatatatatatatatatatatatatatatatatatatataattcaacaaCACTCAATACCCGAATTTAACTGAAGTCTCAAGATAAATATACTCGAGGTCATTGAACATGCTAATTAGTACGAAAACCATCGTTACGAATTCACACGAATTTCAAATTAACCCATCATGATAATTCAGACAAGAAAGAGATCTAGTAAAATCTGTGTCCAATAAAATTATGCAATTTAAGATTCTTGTGTATTCGATTATTTATCTTTAGTACTGAATGTTATTTTCCTAATTCAAATACACCCTTAATGCATTCACGAAAGCTTGATCGAAATCGCCAATAATTGCGCTGCGTATATATAGATATGCATGGTGCTCCCAACCAGTGACACTTCTTTTTTAGAGAGCAGGAAGAATAAACATCGGActtgagaagaagaagatgaagtttttttatcaattaatttatgtttcatTGAACATTTGTGAAAGAAACTATAGGGAATACTCTAACCTTTAATCAACTCTGTGAGATCgagtaaactaattaattttcagTTACTTACACAATGAGAGTACAAAACcaattatattcttttaagTTCTTCTAGCTAGTGTTGATTAATTATCTAGCTctatccaatatatatatatatatatatatatatatatatatatatatatagaagaaaatgagaaaaagaacaCAACATCACAACATGTCACAATGTTTGATGAGATAatatatcttatatattttcttgCGGAGAATAGCATTATGCTTTAGGAAACACTTAGAACGTACGTATACGAAGATTGCTATATATAACTTTAAGAGGTAGTATATGCTATTGTATTTTTTGTTAGAGAACCACCACAAATGTGGTATACTTTATTgaacattatttaataaaaatcacaaaccTCGTATAGTAATAATAACATAGTATTGGGGACGACTCATGCATGAACCTTAATTAATTAGGCGTAACCGCACATTCCATAGACACAATATGCACCCACTTCACACCGATGGTTACACTCCCCGCAATGCCTCTTGTCAAAGTTGGTATTAACACATTCCCCTCTACAACATGCATCAGTTAACTTGCACTTCATCTTGCACGCGCCACAGTTGTGGTAGTCATACCCTACATCAATGCACTTGTTGTTGCAACATGTTGAGTTCTTGGCACCCACCAAGGTGCAAACCTCGTGGTCCTTGTGGCAGTGATCAGCAGCATTAGGGTTTTTCACTTGAGCGAGGAAGCGACTCACCCTCTTGGAAGGAAGATGCACATTATTATTCTTTTGATCATGAGGGGTTGATGATGATGAGGGAAAATCATGGTGCACAAAAGCTGGTTTTGCTTCCTCTTGATGAGTGATGGTTTTCATCGTTAGTGCGATGGACAAAGCCATGGTTATTGCTATGACGAATATTGCTTTTAGGAACCCCATGGCTTTGCCAGGATCAAAGTTAGAGGGAGTGCTAGCTCTCAGAGAAAGGGGAGATGATTGAAGAGAAGAGTGTGTGTTATTGTTATTCTTCTTTGttgtgtatttgtttttttcttgggAAGATGTGGTAGAAAATGAAGGGGAAGGAGGGCTAGGGTTTTATAATAAGGGAACTAAGGGAGAAGTTGACGCCGCAAAAGTTGTAAAAGGTGAGGGAGATTGTTGCATGGTGCATCCTGTTAGAAGAGTGTGATGGGATTTTAGTGCATATTAATTTATGGTTTGACCTTTAAAATTGCTTCAGCCACGTATAACTTGAGCACTACAGTATCCATCATTTTTAAACTTCATTTTTCCTGTATGGTCTATTATACCCTTCGTCGGTTCATGAATTGTATGATCTCTAAAGGTGTAAAATAGTATTGGGGTGTCATCAATCTTTATTCATGATGAGTAATGGTTCACGTATCaacttttatttcaattaaatatctcAGGTCAATACCTTTGGTTATTTTCATATCTCTTTTCTTATTAGAAACTTtatcaatatttatattttttttctttttttcactttttcttcATGTGTTGCATGAtacaaaataagtatttatcaaacatttttctttgCCATTTGTGGATCGTGATTTGTGTAAACTGTGTCCAAGAAGATCCGAATCacataaaatttaactttttttttatattagtaaaTGTTAGTTGTTTATAAGTTTATACTAATGAAGAGATTCAAACACACAATCTCTTTCTTAACCATCGACTCAATTGTACatctcataaatttaaattgtttagagttaatttgtaaaatttactaattagaTAGTTTTAGTAGCAAGTTTGTGAATAAATTAACAATACTTGAAAGAATAATCAATTTagtgaaataatttatatttgattcttttttattataaatttttttaagtgaattaGTCTCTAATTTAATAGGTTAGAGACACACCTACTATCTCTAGAGAAAGAAAAGTGATTTATTTAGGATAATTTGTGAGTTTCTTCTGACTTCCAATTTTTTTACCGCATGTTATTGtatataaaataactcaaaataaattatgtattatCAAGCTAGTGAAAAAACAACCGAGAACCAATCACGCACTTCAGTGACTTAACCGTGGACTTAAGCAGATAGCTGGGGGCCTGGGGGTTAGTCCATGTATCCTGTTCTAATTTGTTCTTGTGAAATTCAAAGGGTAATAATGACTTTTCATCGTCATCAGCCACCATTCGTTGAAACCGCAGTGGACGGCCTGAGGAAATTAAGGCATGCTGCTAGGATAAGCAAAGGGCATTTGCCATACACGTTATTAAGAGCttatatttaacaaattcaTTTCAGAAACTCAAAATCCAGCTACTACGCTTCTTCGTGTTTAACATGCtaacacaaattaaaacaaactaacTTGGGTCCAAAGGCTGGTTTCCCTGGGACTGATCTGACCAATTTTTTGTGTCAGAAAATTAAAGCATGTGTTATGTAACTAAGCTTCAAGAATTCAAGTTATACATGTAAATGTGGCTTGACACATTTGGTTAATAAATATACTCTCATGCTTCATTATTATAGGTATGGATTCAATTCTCTtgactcactttttttttttttggtaaacaattttgtcaaaaaaatttccTAACATCTATGGTCtagttgagtctttttttttattttttggtaaatgGTCTAGTTGAGTATTGAGTAGCTGTAAATTAAAAAGTGGAATTGCTTGCAGTTTGCACACATTCTCCTTTACATGAGTTTCTATTTTCAATGTGTCATTGATATTCTATCCGTAGTATATATTGGGATGCATTTTCATTATACCACTGtttttgcaaaagaaaaaacGAACTTGAGTTATATTAGTAGACGTGCAATGTGTAAGCCATACACAaatatgaacattttttttataaacaaatatgaGCAATTAAGATTGAAAGAGGGGCTTGGAACTATATGAGAGCTCCAAATGCCACCATATAATAGGTTGTTGGTACATAGACCTTGAATATTGGACCGATTGGTTTTTAGCTTTGACTAGGTAGCTTTTGGGTCCTTGTGCTTTCGTTATTgcaataatttgttttatcaGTGAAGAAAAACGTAAAATTTAAACAAGACTAGAACCATGAACTTGTAGACACGATAGTTCTAATTTTCCCACCACATGTATAAGAAATATTCTAATACTATACGagtattattagtttattacaAAAATCTGCATAAGCAACATACGTTTATATCGTTGTTGAGGTTTGTTGTAATAATTCTAACAATTTAAATTCCCAGTCAATTAAACAAGCTCAACCCACTAGGCCTCACCACATTGAAAGAAGGTCCAAATTATCTTAGCTAGTACTTAATTAGTTGGGTCGAGGGTTATTCTTCGAGCCCCAATGTGTCAGTAACGTGCAAATATATAGCCGAATGTCAGCACTCCATATATGCTTGAATCAGAGGATTTTCAATATATACTTGCACTTTTCATGCTACAAGTTTCATAATATTTAATGTCTGCATTCTGGAAAATCTACCTCATGACTGCCCTTAGATGTTGTGGCTCACTTgcatttgaattttatataaataaagcaCCACCATACATATAGATTAGTAGAACCACTCACTTTCTATATACTGTTAGCTATATTGGTTCATTTGTTGACTTAAATACTGAAGTTCCTTTGTAAGTTTGTACCACAAATTCAAGGGAGTCTAGCTGATCCGTGAGTTAGTTGATGTAAATTTTCTGTTTTATCTTCGAttcttacatataaaaaaagtatgtaCCACAAAAATGCATGATTTACTTGACTTTGCTTTGGACTAGAGCTAGTCCATCATCTTCATATCAACTTGTGGAAGATCCAGTTAGCCTTAAAAGCCTCTAAAGAAGGGAGTCACACCATGATCTCTTGGCTTCAATGTTAACCTTCCTTATGTTCGACTGTTTAAGCGGTACCGGAGAGAATTGCCAAACACGACCTAATTCTTTCCAAACAAAATGACCTCTAACTACTGTCTAATGAGGTAAGGGGCTTTCGATAAAGATAGTTAAAAACAGAATGACCACGATGACAAAAAGCTAGAAACTTAAGAACTTTGTACTAGACATTTATTTCAATCTTATATAAGTATGATCGAAGGGTTTACCATGagttacaaatataaaaatatgattttataaacgtaaaaaaaatataaactgattttaaatattaaaaatctcgagtaagatgaaaaaaataggaTAAGGAATAAAATTTCCTCTTAATCTAATCATTTCCATCGCAAAGGAATTGCGTCCCAAATAAgggaatagaaagtgaaattaATTCCTCGTTGTAGGAATCGAGCCCCAACTTGGGAAATCTACGGTAAGGGCgagatttttaattgattttaatcaaattatttttgaattatcttttaacaaattaacaagaaaGTGAAATTGATTTGGGTTACTTGTTTTCTTGAGTCATTCTTGGTTAGGGTCGTGAATCACTTAAGATACTTAGTACTTGAATGTTTAATATCCTCACTTTGAGAGTGATTGTTAGCGTTTGACTTGCTTgtctttgaataaataaatctatataGACTTTTGCTTTGAAAGCTCGTCTCTTAAATTTTCACATCCACTTTTAAGGGTGTGGCTGCACCAAAGTGGTTAATAAGCATGCTGCGGCATCTAACTAGTTAGAAATTTGTCCTACTGCATAGATATCCCTGCTGATTATGTCTGTATTAAAAGTAAATCATTCTTTTGCCatacatcaaaattaaaatcaaactcaGCTCTGGAATCACAGGACAGTTGCAAAGAGCAATTTGCATTATAATTTATGAAGTACTAACCGTATATATTGTTGTCAAATAAAAGATATTACCCTTACCCTAACTATGTAATGCAACATCAATAAAAatagccttatcccactaggtaaGGTTGATTACAAGGATCATATCATGTTTTTAGGCTGGATTATAAACCAAATTATGAAGGATATTATTTACTAATGGTGATGGATTAATCTCGATAATCCAAAATTAAACGCCACAGCCATTAATTTATGCAACTCCCGGAATATAAGATATTGTCACATTATATGCTTGGAAAACATCATTCTAAATCTTAAAACAACTCAAACTAATCAACTTCATTCTTCCAAGCACAAAATACTCAATGGATCACAAACCTCAAGGAACTTAGTGCATTATGAAGCACAATTAATCAACTGTATAATATGCAAAGAAACAAGATGTCAACTATATTtcaaaacgaa from Glycine soja cultivar W05 chromosome 8, ASM419377v2, whole genome shotgun sequence includes:
- the LOC114423440 gene encoding pyridoxal phosphate homeostasis protein-like isoform X2, which translates into the protein MTSPLVAEGAAMTAFRSVMLRVHQAAERSGSKPERVRVVAVSKTKPVTLIQQLYDAGHRYFGENYVQEIIEKAPQLPQDVEWHFIGHLQSNKVKTLLGGVPNLAMVQSVDNQKVANHLDRMVSTLGRNPLKVLVQVNTSGEESKSGIDPSNCVELAKHVKLSCPNLVYSGLMTIGMPDYTSTPQNFQTLSNCRTEVCKALEMPEEECELSMGMSGDFELALIRE
- the LOC114423440 gene encoding pyridoxal phosphate homeostasis protein-like isoform X1, with protein sequence MTSPLVAEGAAMTAFRSVMLRVHQAAERSGSKPERVRVVAVSKTKPVTLIQQLYDAGHRYFGENYVQEIIEKAPQLPQDVEWHFIGHLQSNKVKTLLGGVPNLAMVQSVDNQKVANHLDRMVSTLGRNPLKVLVQVNTSGEESKSGIDPSNCVELAKHVKLSCPNLVYSGLMTIGMPDYTSTPQNFQTLSNCRTEVCKALEMPEEECELSMGMSGDFELAIEMGSTNVRIGSTIFGPREYAKKQ
- the LOC114420910 gene encoding stigma-specific STIG1-like protein 1, whose translation is MGFLKAIFVIAITMALSIALTMKTITHQEEAKPAFVHHDFPSSSSTPHDQKNNNVHLPSKRVSRFLAQVKNPNAADHCHKDHEVCTLVGAKNSTCCNNKCIDVGYDYHNCGACKMKCKLTDACCRGECVNTNFDKRHCGECNHRCEVGAYCVYGMCGYA